One genomic region from Argentina anserina chromosome 2, drPotAnse1.1, whole genome shotgun sequence encodes:
- the LOC126784507 gene encoding protein GIGANTEA, which translates to MACSSERWIDGLQFSSVFGPPPQDAPRRKAQITAYVEYFGQFTSEQFPEDISELIRNRYPSEVQRLFDDVLAMFVLHHPEHGHAVVLPIISCIIDGTLPYERTSPPFASFISLVCPSSENEYSEQWALACGEILRILTHYNRPIYKVEQQNSETERSSSGSHATTSDSVDGESSHVPLVQQERKPVRPLSPWITDILLAAPLGIRSDYFRWCSGVMGKYAAGELKPPSTASSRGSGKHPQLMPSTPRWAVANGAGVILSVCDEEVSRYETATLTAVAVPALLLPPPTTAFDEHLVAGLPALEPYARLFHRYYAIATPSATQRLLLGLLEAPPSWAPDALDAAVQLVELLRAAEDYASGIRLPRNWMHLHFLRAIGTAMSMRAGIAADAAAALLFRILSQPALLFPPLRQVEGVEVQHEPLGGYISSYRKQIEVPAAEATIEATAQGIASMLCAHGPEVEWRICTIWEAAYGLIPLSSSAVDLPEIIVATPLQPPILSWNLYIPLLKVLEYLPRGSPSEACLMKIFVATVEAILQRTFPPESSRDQNRKTRYLFGIGSASKNLAVAELRTMVHSLFLESCASVELASRLLFVVLTVCVSHEAQSCGSKKARVEESYPLDEFVEESREMSEKHTDRTSKNSKKQGPVAAFDSYVLAAVCALSCELQLFPLISRGSNHSRSKEVKNMAKPAKPVGSANSCKKVNGSTNEFQSSVDSAICHTRRILAILEALFLLKPSSVGTSWSYSSNEIVAAAMVAAHVSELFRWSKACMHALCVLMRCKWDNEISSRASSLYNLIDIHSKVVASIVNKAEPLEAHLMQVPIWRDSFVCSEGRKLSRCGKSKCVNVGQSSVSQYKGSAPLDTRIKSESASHSNGVSGTFGKGVANFPLDASELANFLTMDRHIGFSCSAQVLLRSVLSEKQELCFSVVSLLWHKLIASPETQPTAESTSAQQGWRQVVDALCNVVSATPTKAATAVVLQAERELQPWIAKDDDQGQKMWRINQRIVKLIVELMRIHDSPESLVILSSASDLLLRATDGMLVDGEACTLPQLELLEATARAVKPVLEWGESGLAVADGLSNLLKCRLSATIRCLSHPSAHVRALSVSVLRDILQTSSVRPNPNPVQINGTHGPSYKYFNLDVIDWQADIEKCLTWEAHSRLATGMPIKFLDTAAKELGCAISV; encoded by the exons aTGGCCTGCTCATCGGAAAGATGGATCGATGGACTGCAATTCTCCTCAGTGTTTGGGCCTCCCCCGCAGGATGCTCCGCGGCGGAAG GCTCAAATCACGGCCTATGTGGAGTACTTTGGTCAATTTACATCAGAACAATTTCCAGAGGATATTTCTGAG CTGATCCGTAACCGCTACCCTTCCGAGGTGCAGCGTCTCTTTGATGATGTCCTAG CTATGtttgttcttcatcatccCGAGCACGGGCATGCTGTGGTCCTTCCCATTATTTCATGTATCATTGATGGCACTCTTCCCTATGAAAGGACTAGTCCACCATTTGCCTCTTTCATATCCTTAGTCTGCCCAAGCAGTGAG AACGAATACTCCGAGCAGTGGGCTCTGGCATGTGGGGAAATTTTACGAATCTTAACTCATTACAATCGCCCAATATACAAGGTAGAACAACAGAATAGTGAAACAGAAAGAAGCAGTAGTGGAAGCCATGCTACAACAAGTGATTCGGTTGATGGTGAATCCAGCCATGTACCATTAGTACAGCAAGAGAGGAAGCCTGTAAGACCGTTATCCCCCTGGATAACCGATATATTGCTTGCTGCCCCACTGGGTATCAGAAGTGATTACTTCCGCTG GTGCAGTGGAGTCATGGGGAAATATGCTGCGGGAGAACTAAAGCCACCATCAACTG CTTCTTCCCGTGGATCTGGAAAACATCCTCAACTCATGCCATCAACTCCTAGATGGGCTGTTGCAAATGGTGCTGGAGTTATATTAAGTGTTTGTGATGAGGAAGTTTCTCGCTATGAAACTGCTACGTTGACAGCCGTAGCTGTCCCTGCACTTCTACTTCCACCTCCAACAACAGCTTTTGATGAGCATCTAGTGGCAGGACTACCAGCTCTCGAGCCATATGCGCGTTTATTTCACAG GTATTATGCTATTGCTACTCCAAGTGCTACCCAAAGGCTTCTGCTTGGACTTCTGGAAGCACCACCATCATGGGCTCCCGATGCACTTGATGCAGCTGTACAGCTTGTGGAGCTTCTTCGCGCTGCTGAAGATTATGCATCTGGAATACGG CTTCCAAGGAACTGGATGCATTTGCATTTCTTACGTGCAATTGGGACTGCAATGTCCATGAGAGCAGGTATAGCAGCTGATGCTGCAGCAGCTTTACTTTTCCGGATACTCTCTCAACCTGCATTGCTTTTTCCTCCCCTAAGACAGGTTGAGGGAGTTGAAGTTCAACATGAGCCTTTGGGTGGCTACATCTCAAGCTACAGGAAGCAG ATAGAAGTTCCTGCGGCTGAAGCAACAATTGAAGCTACTGCCCAAGGGATTGCTTCTATGCTCTGTGCCCATGGACCTGAGGTTGAATGGAGAATCTGTACCATATGGGAAGCCGCCTATGGTCTAATTCCTTTAAGTTCCTCCGCAGTTGACCTTCCTGAGATCATTGTTGCTACTCCATTACAGCCTCCAATATTATCCTGGAATCTATACATACCCCTCCTTAAGGTTTTGGAATATCTTCCTCGTGGAAGTCCATCTGAAGCTTGTCTAATGAAGATATTTGTTGCCACAGTTGAAGCAATTCTACAAAGGACATTTCCACCTGAGTCTTCAAGAGATCAGAACAGAAAAACAAGATACCTTTTTGGTATAGGGTCTGCCTCAAAAAACCTGGCTGTGGCAGAGCTTCGGACAATGGTTCACTCACTATTCTTAGAATCATGTGCATCTGTAGAGCTTGCTTCACGGCTACTGTTTGTAGTGTTAACTGTTTGTGTTAGTCATGAAGCCCAGTCCTGTGGGAGTAAAAAAGCACGAGTTGAAGAAAGCTATCCACTTGATGAGTTTGTAGAGGAATCACGAGAGATGTCTGAGAAGCATACAGACAGAACAAGTAAAAATTCCAAAAAACAAGGACCTGTAGCAGCTTTCGACTCTTATGTTCTAGCTGCTGTTTGTGCTCTTTCCTGTGAGCTTCAATTATTCCCTTTAATCTCAAGGGGGAGCAACCATTCACGCTCTAAAGAGGTGAAAAATATGGCAAAGCCTGCCAAACCAGTTGGATCTGCCAATTCTTGTAAAAAGGTCAATGGATCTACTAATGAATTTCAAAGTAGCGTGGACTCAGCAATATGCCACACACGCAGAATATTGGCCATTTTGGAGGCACTGTTTTTGCTGAAACCATCTTCTGTTGGCACCTCCTGGAGTTACAGTTCAAATGAGATAGTTGCAGCAGCTATGGTTGCCGCTCATGTATCTGAATTATTTAGATGGTCAAAGGCTTGCATGCATGCTCTGTGTGTCTTAATGCGCTGCAAGTGGGATAATGAAATTTCCTCCAGAGCATCATCACTATATAATCTGATTGATATTCATAGCAAGGTTGTTGCATCGATTGTTAACAAGGCTGAACCACTGGAAGCACACTTGATGCAAGTGCCAATTTGGAGGGATTCTTTCGTGTGTTCTGAAGGTAGAAAGCTAAGTCGATGTGGAAAGAGTAAATGTGTTAATGTTGGGCAGTCATCTGTATCACAATATAAGGGTTCAGCACCTTTAGATACAAGAATTAAATCTGAGAGTGCATCACATTCTAATGGGGTTTCTGGAACATTTGGTAAAGGTGTTGCAAATTTTCCATTAGATGCTTCGGAATTGGCCAACTTCCTTACAATGGACAGGCATATAGGATTTAGTTGCAGCGCGCAGGTTCTTCTAAGATCGGTACTGTCAGAGAAACAAGAGCTATGTTTCTCAGTTGTCTCACTGTTGTGGCACAAGTTAATTGCATCTCCTGAGACCCAACCTACTGCTGAAAGCACTTCTGCTCAACAAGGATGGCGGCAG GTCGTTGATGCATTATGCAATGTTGTGTCAGCCACACCAACAAAAGCAGCTACAGCAGTTGTTCTTCAG GCAGAGAGGGAATTGCAGCCTTGGATTGCTAAAGATGATGATCAAGGTCAAAAGATGTGGAGAATCAACCAGAGGATTGTGAAATTGATTGTAGAGTTGATGAGGATTCATGATAGCCCAGAATCATTGGTAATTTTGTCTAGTGCCTCAGATCTACTCCTGCGTGCCACTGATGGGATGCTTGTTGATGGAGAAGCTTGCACTTTACCACAACTGGAG CTACTGGAAGCAACTGCTAGAGCCGTTAAGCCTGTGCTAGAGTGGGGAGAATCTGGGCTTGCAGTTGCAGATGGCCTTTCAAACCTGTTAAAG TGCCGTCTGTCAGCTACTATCCGATGTCTTTCGCATCCTAGTGCACACGTTCGCGCTTTGAGCGTATCGGTCCTTCGTGATATTTTGCAAACCAGTTCAGTTCGACCTAATCCTAATCCAGTGCAAATAAATGGTACCCATGGTCCTTCCTACAAGTATTTTAACTTAGATGTTATTGATTGGCAAGCCGATATTGAAAAGTGCTTGACATGGGAAGCTCATAGCCGACTTGCAACTGGAATGCCCATTAAATTTCTGGATACTGCTGCCAAGGAATTGGGTTGTGCCATTTCTGTATAA